A single window of Pyrus communis chromosome 10, drPyrComm1.1, whole genome shotgun sequence DNA harbors:
- the LOC137747174 gene encoding protein CHAPERONE-LIKE PROTEIN OF POR1, chloroplastic-like, whose translation MTAVSGLTGSPSRFCFQIPARSSGSLRGQVSNFPHSWKPAGKNDLLRVERSYWTGFAQRLNARKTLLIKFAMDASFDDMSNEPAAIFPRINVRDPYKRLGISREASEDEIQGARNFLIRQYAGHKPSVDAIESAHDKIIMQKFYDRKNPKIDFKKKYREVNQSRVVQAVRNRFRTPSTNFIIKTSIAFLVLAALTVLFPTEEGPTLQVALSLLATIYFVHDRLKSKLRAFLYSAGSFAFSWLLGTFLMVSVVPPLLKGPRSFEVTTSLITYVLLWVSSTYLK comes from the exons ATGACTGCTGTATCGGGATTGACTGGTAGTCCCTCCAGATTCTGCTTCCAAATTCCAGCACGAAGTTCTGGTTCACTACGAGGGCAAGTTTCGAATTTCCCTCATAGTTGGAAGCCTGCAGGAAAGAATGATCTACTTCGTGTGGAAAG AAGTTATTGGACTGGTTTTGCTCAAAGGTTGAACGCACGGAAAACACTTCTGATCAAGTTTGCCATGGATGCATCCTTCGACGATATGTCCAATGAACCAGCTG CTATATTTCCTAGGATTAATGTGAGGGACCCCTACAAGCGACTTGGAATAAGCAGGGAGGCTTCGGAAGATGAGATTCAAGGTGCAAGGAACTTCCTTATCCGACAGTATGCAGGTCACAAACCAAGTGTAGATGCAATTGAATCAGCCCATGACAAAATAATCATGCAGAAGTTCTATGACAGgaagaacccaaaaattgaCTTTAAGAAAAAGTACAGGGAAGTCAATCAGTCCCGTGTTGTTCAGGCTGTGAGAAATAGGTTCCGAACTCCGTCCACAAATTTCATTATAAAAACGTCCATTGCATTTCTAGTGCTTGCAGCTCTCACTGTTCTATTTCCAACCGAAGAAGGTCCAACCCTTCAGGTTGCCCTTTCCTTGTTGGCTACCATCTACTTTGTACATGACAGGCTGAAGAGCAAATTACGAGCTTTCCTCTACAG TGCTGGATCATTTGCTTTCTCATGGCTCTTGGGAACCTTCTTGATGGTGTCTGTGGTTCCACCTCTGCTGAAAGGACCAAGGAGTTTCGAGGTGACAACGTCATTGATAACCTACGTGCTACTCTGGGTCTCGTCAACCTATCTCAAGTAG
- the LOC137747434 gene encoding PHAF1 protein At3g51130-like, whose product MLQRPRRRCEGTAMGAIVLDLRPGLGIGPFTVGMPICEAFAQIEQEPNIYDVVHVKYYDEEPLKSDIVISFPDHGFHLRFDPWSQRLRLVEIFDIKRLQMRYAASLIGGPSTLATFVAVYALFGPTFPGIYDKDRGVYTLFYPGLSFAFPIPSQYTDCCHNREAELPLEFPDGTTPVTCRVSIYDSSTDKKVGVGSLMDKASAPPLPVGSLYMEEVHVKLGEELYFNVGGQNIPFGASPQDVWTELGRPCGIHQKQVDQMVIHSGLDPRPRTTPCGDYFYNYFTRGLDILFDGQTHKIKKFVLHTNYPGHADFNSYIKCNFAIFASDLGGSYQDVNNGKHRITPSTKWEQVKEILGDCGRAAIQTQGSTSNPFGSTFVYGYQNAAFEVMKNGCIATVTLFQSS is encoded by the exons ATGTTGCAGAGGCCTCGACGCCGCTGCGAAGGCACCGCCATGGGCGCCATCGTCCTCGATCTCCGACCCGGCCTCGGAATCGGACCCTTCACCGTTG GAATGCCAATATGCGAAGCATTTGCTCAGATAGAGCAGGAGCCTAACATTTACGACGTTGTCCACGTGAAGTATTACGACGAG GAGCCCCTGAAGTCGGATATTGTTATCAGCTTTCCAGACCATGGCTTTCATCTTCGTTTTGATCCTTGGTCACAG AGGCTACGTcttgttgaaatatttgatatAAAACGGCTTCAAATGCGCTATGCTGCTTCCTTGATTGG GGGACCATCCACATTAGCGACTTTTGTAGCTGTATATGCACTATTTGGGCCAACTTTCCCTGGAATTTATGACAAGGATAGAGGTGTCTACACTCTTTTTTACCCA GGGCTTTCTTTTGCTTTTCCAATTCCTAGTCAGTATACAGACTGCTGCCATAACAGAGAAG CGGAATTGCCATTGGAGTTTCCAGATGGAACCACACCAGTTACATGCCGTGTCTCTATATATGATAGTTCGACAGATAAAAAAGTTGGTGTGGGGTCCCTAATGGATAAGGCATCTGCTCCTCCATTACCTGTTGGCAGCCTGTATATGGAAGAGGTGCACGTTAAG CTAGGGGAAGAATTGTACTTCAATGTTGGTGGCCAGAATATTCCTTTTGGTGCATCACCTCAG GATGTTTGGACCGAATTGGGTCGTCCGTGTGGGATACATCAGAAGCAG GTAGACCAAATGGTCATTCATTCTGGCTTGGACCCTCGTCCACGGACAACTCCCTGTGGTGATTACTTCTACAATTACTTTACCCGTGGTTTGGATATTTTATTTGATGGCCAG actcacaaaatcaagaagtTTGTTTTGCATACAAATTATCCTGGTCATGCAGATTTCAACTCTTACATAAAGTGCAATTTTGCCATCTTTGCATCTGACT TAGGGGGGTCTTATCAGGATGTAAATAACGGCAAACATAGGATTACACCTAGCACAAAGTGGGAGCAAGTGAAG GAAATCCTTGGGGACTGTGGCCGAGCTGCTATCCAGACTCAAGGTTCTACAAGCAATCCGTTTGGATCTACTTTTGTATATGGTTATCAAAATGCTGCATTTGAG GTGATGAAGAATGGTTGCATTGCAACCGTGACCCTTTTCCAGTCATCATGA
- the LOC137747792 gene encoding uncharacterized protein: MFDCIEDSRGGSFDLGESSYKQENHLESMQAEQNNSDPIPMIVEKAAEKSDMPDIQEKRLAEKRRKRAYVDIMRNAFVYLEPWNLRSYKMALSSSPSMSENTRKFYLERYKQLYGNLSEEQRTCMDARQLREKRADYIPVSVEKDPRADSDVPDIDVKKYHVPRQKTLGEFVDLIQMDIAVSKTFHVRVFCKNTELPAGASMSAIDDEFKDGDGFLRLTYIGEERACGSASLTVLGKDLAVSLFL, from the exons ATGTTTGATTGTATTG AGGACAGCCGTGGTGGGAGTTTTGACTTGGGCGAAAGTTCTTATAAGCAAGAAAATCATCTAG AAAGCATGCAAGCAGAACAGAACAATTCAGACCCGATACCA ATGATTGTTGAGAAAGCTGCTGAAAAGAGTGACATGCCTGACATTCAAGAGAA AAGGTTGGcagagaaaagaaggaaaagagcCTACGTGGACATAATGAGAAATGCGTTTGTGTATTTAGAACCTTGGAATTTGAGATCATACAAGATG GCTTTGTCTTCCAGTCCTAGCATGAGCGAGAACACGAGGAA GTTCTATTTAGAGAGGTACAAGCAGTTATATGGTAATCTTTCAGAAGAACAACGCACTTGCATGGACGCTAGACAGTTGAGGGAGAAGCGTGCAGATTATATACCA GTGAGTGTGGAGAAGGATCCAAGGGCAGACAGTGACGTTCCTGACATTGATGTAAAAAA ATACCATGTCCCCCGTCAGAAAACTCTTGGAGAATTTGTTGATTTGATTCAGATGGATATTGCGGTCAGTAAAACATTCCATGTGCGTGTCTTCTGCAAGAACACTGAACTTCCTGCCG GTGCCTCGATGTCTGCAATTGACGACGAATTTAAAGATGGAGATGGATTTCTTCGGTTGACGTATATCGGAGAAGAGAGAGCATGTGGATCTGCCAGTTTAACTGTTTTAGGGAAGGATTTGGCAGTTAGTTTGTTTTTGTGA